A region of Epinephelus moara isolate mb chromosome 15, YSFRI_EMoa_1.0, whole genome shotgun sequence DNA encodes the following proteins:
- the LOC126401701 gene encoding LOW QUALITY PROTEIN: solute carrier family 15 member 1-like (The sequence of the model RefSeq protein was modified relative to this genomic sequence to represent the inferred CDS: deleted 1 base in 1 codon) has translation MADKDEMRKPKKKSATIFGFPISIFFIVVNEFCERFSYYGMRAVLVLYFKYFLRWDDDFATTIYHTFVALCYLTPILGAIVADSWLGKFKTIVYLSIVYALGQVVLAVSAIHDITDANKDGTPDNMTFHIALSMVGLLLIALGTGGIKPCVAAFGGDQFDDDQEKQRSTFFSIFYLSINAGSLLSTVITPILRAQECGIHTQQKCYPLAFGVPAALMVVALIVFIVGSGMYTKNAPQGNILVKVCKCIGFAIKNRFRHRAPEYPKRTHWMDWAEEKYDKLLIAQVKMVLKVLFLYIPLPMFWALFDQQGSRWTLQATTMDGDFGLLIIQPDQMQTVNPILILVLVPIMDSLIYPLIAKCKLNFTPLKRMTVGMFLAALAFICAALVQIQIDKTLPKFPSSTVGQAKFINMLDRSLDVKAGTNEFTLKPYTANDDYLNFDDPFLLNLGVNATYPTDLVDGNRSTVVIVQDGSLPKPLGFVDIKTKPEQGANDIRFFSGYDSLLNVTVGDQDFGEITTNNMSKYVGVPRGLAKFLIKSTTGQECVYSQELGFGSSFTVIIPPTFTFGQNCEQNIHPVMDIKPNTFHMAWQIPQYFLITAGEVVFSVTGLEFSYSQAPSNMKSVLQAGWLFTVAVGNIIVLIVAEAATLPDQWAEYILFASLLLLACSIFAFMAYFYTYIDPTQEEARFAQREQEECRDEQVQLFENRKEDRRSSDSSSDEEEVKQTKI, from the exons ATGGCAG ACAAAGACGAGATGAGGAAGCCCAAGAAAAAGAGT GCGACTATTTTTGGCTTCCCAATAAGCATCTTTTTCATTGTCGTCAATGAGTTCTGCGAACGATTCTCCTACTATGGCATGCGAG CCGTGCTCGTGCTGTACTTCAAGTACTTCCTGAGATGGGATGATGACTTTGCCACCACTATCTACCATACCTTTGTGGCTCTCTGCTACCTGACACCCATCCTAGGAGCCATAGTGGCTGATTCATGGCTCGGCAAGTTCAA GACTATTGTTTACCTGTCCATCGTTTATGCACTGGGACAGGTTGTCTTGGCAGTAAGTGCTATCCATGACATCACGGATGCAAACAAAGATGGCACCCCCGACAACATGACCTTCCACAT AGCTCTGTCCATGGTGGGTTTGCTCCTTATTGCCCTGGGTACAGGAGGCATCAAACCCTGCGTGGCTGCCTTTGGTGGAGACCAGTTTGACGACGATCAG GAGAAACAGAGAAGCAccttcttctccatcttctaCCTGTCCATCAATGCTGGCAGTCTATTGTCCACTGTCATCACTCCCATCCTCAGAG CTCAGGAGTGCGGTATTCACACCCAGCAGAAGTGCTACCCACTGGCCTTTGGTGTCCCTGCTGCTCTCATGGTGGTAGCTCTGA ttGTGTTCATTGTTGGAAGTGGGATGTACACTAAGAACGCCCCTCAGGGCAACATCTTGGTCAAAGTCTGCAAATGCATCGGG TTTGCTATCAAGAACCGCTTCAGGCATCGTGCCCCTGAATACCCGAAGAGAACCCACTGGATGGACTGGGCTGAGGAGAAATACGAT AAACTCCTGATTGCTCAGGTGAAGATGGTGCTGAAGGTGCTGTTCCTCTACATCCCTCTGCCAATGTTCTGGGCTCTCTTTGACCAGCAG GGCTCCAGATGGACCCTCCAGGCAACCACCATGGACGGTGACTTT GGACTTCTTATAATCCAGCCTGATCAGATGCAG ACTGTCAACCCTATCTTGATCCTGGTTTTGGTGCCAATCATGGACAGTTTGATCTACCCGCTGATTGCCAAGTGCAAATTAAACTTCAC TCCATTAAAGAGGATGACTGTTGGGATGTTCCTTGCTGCTCTTGCATTCATTTGTGCTGCCCTGGTCCAAATACAAATTGAT AAAACTCTGCCTAAGTTCCCATCAAGCACTGTTGGCCAAGCAAAGTTCATCAACATGCTGGACAGATCGCTGGACGTCAAAGCTGGAACCAACGAGTTCACCTTGAAGCCTTACACG GCCAATGATGATTACCTGAACTTTGATGATCCATTTCTACTGAATCTAGGGGTAAATGCCACTTACCCAACTGATTTAGTGGATGGTAATCGTAGCACTGTAGTCATCGTTCAGGATGGGTCTCTACCTAAACCTTTAGGG TTCGTGGACATCAAAACAAAGCCGGAACAGGGCGCTAATGATATCAG ATTTTTTAGTGGCTATGACTCACTTTTGAATGTAACAGTGGGTGACCAGGACTTTGGGGAGATCACCACCaacaacatgtcaaaatatgttgGGGTACCACGGGGACT AGCAAAGTTCCTGATCAAGAGTACTACTGGACAAGAGTGTGTCTACAGTCAAGAGCTGGGCTTCGGCAGCTCCTTCACCGTGATCATCCCGCCAACTTTCACATTTGGACAAAAT TGTGAACAGAACATCCATCCAGTGATGGACATCAAGCCCAACACCTTCCACATGGCCTGGCAGATTCCTcagtatttcctcatcactgcaGGAGAGGTGGTCTTTTCTGTCACCGGCCTGGAGTTCTCCTACTCACAG GCACCCAGCAACATGAAGTCTGTGCTGCAGGCTGGTTGGCTGTTCACTGTTGCTGTAGGTAACATCATTGTGCTCATTGTGGCCGAGGCTGCAACGCTCCCAGATCAG TGGGCCGAGTACATCCTCTttgcctctctgctgctgttagcgTGCTCCATCTTTGCCTTCATGGCTTATTTCTACACCTACATTGACCCAACCCAGGAAGAAGCCCGGTTTGCCCAGAGGGAGCAGGAAGAGTGTAGAGATGAACAGGTGCAACTC TTTGAGAACCGcaaggaggacaggaggagctCTGACTCCAGCTCTGACGAGGAGGAAGTCAAACAGACCAAGATCTAA